From one Felis catus isolate Fca126 chromosome E2, F.catus_Fca126_mat1.0, whole genome shotgun sequence genomic stretch:
- the ZNF772 gene encoding zinc finger protein 772 isoform X1: protein MTQFLGATSSMEASALEVARMLLSSVAAAETETTLPRSLRGAGPMNACESGVSVGAGDVRVGLPFPSRADILFAFGLTHQVPTNSEVIMDPVQGQVNFEDVAVYFSREEWGLLDEAQRLLYRDVMLENLALTASLGYESSMSLGVASLELGGKPWVSDWADVTPARTREAQGSWHGTEDEETAFEQNISVGVSQVRTPKAGPSTQKAHPCETCGPLLKDILHLAEPQGTHPGQKSYTCGACGKQFWFSANLQHQKQHSGGEPFRGNEGGTLLVNSCPVEPLEMPFMTGKGYKDFPTSSSIFQHRAPHSNWKPNGNAKCVEAFHSGQRHYECSECGKVFSRKDSLVQHQRVHTGERPYECSECGKTFSRKPILAQHQRIHTGEMPYECGICGKVFNHSSNLIVHQRVHTGARPYKCSECGKAYSHKSTLVQHESIHTGERPYECSECGKYFGHKYRLIKHWSVHTGARPYECIACGKFFSQSSDLIAHQRVHNGEKPYVCSDCGKAFSHKHVLVQHHRIHTGERPYKCSECGKAFRQRASLIRHWKVHTGERP, encoded by the exons ATGACGCAATTTCTAGGCGCCACCAGCTCTATGGAGGCCTCTGCTTTGGAGGTGGCGCGGATGCTCCTTTCCAGTGTAGCTGCTGCCGAAACTGAAACTACGTTACCCAGGAGCCTCCGTGGTGCCGGGCCAATGAATGCCTGCGAAAGTGGCGTTTCCGTTGGTGCGGGAGACGTCAGGGTGGGACTTCCGTTCCCTTCCAGAGCGgacattttgtttgcttttggatTAACCCACCAG GTTCCCACGAACTCAGAAGTAATTATGGACCCTGTGCAG GGGCAGGTGAACTTTGAGGACGTGGCCGTGTACTTCTCCCGGGAGGAGTGGGGGCTCCTTGATGAGGCTCAGAGGCTCCTGTACCGCgatgtgatgctggagaacttGGCACTTACGGCCTCGCTGG GATATGAGTCTTCCATGTCCCTCGGGGTTGCCTCACTGGAGCTGGGCGGCAAGCCCTGGGTATCTGACTGGGCAGACGTTACTCCAGCCAGGACCAGAGAGGCTCAGG GTTCTTGGCATGGAACGGAGGACGAGGAGACAGCTTTTGAGCAGAACATTTCTGTGGGTGTGTCACAGGTCAGGACTCCCAAGGCAGGCCCTTCTACCCAGAAGGCCCACCCCTGTGAGACTTGTGGCCCACTCTTGAAAGACATTTTGCACTTGGCTGAGCCCCAGGGAACACACCCTGGGCAGAAATCATACACATGTGGGGCATGTGGGAAACAGTTCTGGTTCAGTGCAAACCTTCAGCACCAGAAGCAGCACAGTGGAGGGGAACCCTTCAGAGGGAACGAGGGCGGCACCTTGCTTGTGAACAGCTGCCCTGTCGAACCATTGGAGATGCCTTTTATGACCGGGAAGGGTTATAAGGACTTCCCAACTAGCTCAAGCATTTTCCAGCACCGTGCCCCTCATAGCAATTGGAAGCCAAACGGTAACGCCAAATGTGTGGAGGCCTTTCACAGTGGACAAAGGCATTATGAGTGCAGCGAATGTGGGAAGGTCTTCAGCCGCAAAGACTCACTTGTCCAGCATCAGAGAGTccacactggagaaaggccttatgagtgcAGCGAATGTGGGAAAACCTTCAGCCGCAAACCCATACTTGCTCAGCACCAGAGAATCCACACTGGAGAAATGCCATATGAGTGTGGCATATGTGGGAAAGTTTTCAATCATAGCTCCAACCTTATTGTACACCAGAGAGTCCACACTGGAGCAAGGCCTTACAAGTGCAGCGAGTGTGGGAAAGCCTACAGCCACAAATCCACACTTGTTCAGCATGAGAGCATAcacactggagaaaggccttaCGAGTGCAGCGAATGTGGGAAATACTTTGGTCACAAATACAGACTCATTAAACACTGGAGCGTCCATACTGGGGCAAGGCCCTATGAGTGCATTGCCTGCGGGAAGTTCTTTAGCCAGAGCTCTGACCTCATTGCGCACCAGAGAGTTCACAATGGTGAAAAGCCCTATGTGTGCAGCGACTGTGGAAAAGCCTTTAGCCACAAACATGTACTTGTTCAGCATCATagaattcacactggagaaaggccaTATAAGTGCAGTGAGTGCGGGAAGGCCTTCAGGCAAAGAGCTTCCCTCATCCGACATTGGaaagttcacactggagaaaggccttaG
- the ZNF772 gene encoding zinc finger protein 772 isoform X2 yields the protein MTQFLGATSSMEASALEVARMLLSSVAAAETETTLPRSLRGAGPMNACESGVSVGAGDVRVGLPFPSRADILFAFGLTHQVPTNSEVIMDPVQVNFEDVAVYFSREEWGLLDEAQRLLYRDVMLENLALTASLGYESSMSLGVASLELGGKPWVSDWADVTPARTREAQGSWHGTEDEETAFEQNISVGVSQVRTPKAGPSTQKAHPCETCGPLLKDILHLAEPQGTHPGQKSYTCGACGKQFWFSANLQHQKQHSGGEPFRGNEGGTLLVNSCPVEPLEMPFMTGKGYKDFPTSSSIFQHRAPHSNWKPNGNAKCVEAFHSGQRHYECSECGKVFSRKDSLVQHQRVHTGERPYECSECGKTFSRKPILAQHQRIHTGEMPYECGICGKVFNHSSNLIVHQRVHTGARPYKCSECGKAYSHKSTLVQHESIHTGERPYECSECGKYFGHKYRLIKHWSVHTGARPYECIACGKFFSQSSDLIAHQRVHNGEKPYVCSDCGKAFSHKHVLVQHHRIHTGERPYKCSECGKAFRQRASLIRHWKVHTGERP from the exons ATGACGCAATTTCTAGGCGCCACCAGCTCTATGGAGGCCTCTGCTTTGGAGGTGGCGCGGATGCTCCTTTCCAGTGTAGCTGCTGCCGAAACTGAAACTACGTTACCCAGGAGCCTCCGTGGTGCCGGGCCAATGAATGCCTGCGAAAGTGGCGTTTCCGTTGGTGCGGGAGACGTCAGGGTGGGACTTCCGTTCCCTTCCAGAGCGgacattttgtttgcttttggatTAACCCACCAG GTTCCCACGAACTCAGAAGTAATTATGGACCCTGTGCAG GTGAACTTTGAGGACGTGGCCGTGTACTTCTCCCGGGAGGAGTGGGGGCTCCTTGATGAGGCTCAGAGGCTCCTGTACCGCgatgtgatgctggagaacttGGCACTTACGGCCTCGCTGG GATATGAGTCTTCCATGTCCCTCGGGGTTGCCTCACTGGAGCTGGGCGGCAAGCCCTGGGTATCTGACTGGGCAGACGTTACTCCAGCCAGGACCAGAGAGGCTCAGG GTTCTTGGCATGGAACGGAGGACGAGGAGACAGCTTTTGAGCAGAACATTTCTGTGGGTGTGTCACAGGTCAGGACTCCCAAGGCAGGCCCTTCTACCCAGAAGGCCCACCCCTGTGAGACTTGTGGCCCACTCTTGAAAGACATTTTGCACTTGGCTGAGCCCCAGGGAACACACCCTGGGCAGAAATCATACACATGTGGGGCATGTGGGAAACAGTTCTGGTTCAGTGCAAACCTTCAGCACCAGAAGCAGCACAGTGGAGGGGAACCCTTCAGAGGGAACGAGGGCGGCACCTTGCTTGTGAACAGCTGCCCTGTCGAACCATTGGAGATGCCTTTTATGACCGGGAAGGGTTATAAGGACTTCCCAACTAGCTCAAGCATTTTCCAGCACCGTGCCCCTCATAGCAATTGGAAGCCAAACGGTAACGCCAAATGTGTGGAGGCCTTTCACAGTGGACAAAGGCATTATGAGTGCAGCGAATGTGGGAAGGTCTTCAGCCGCAAAGACTCACTTGTCCAGCATCAGAGAGTccacactggagaaaggccttatgagtgcAGCGAATGTGGGAAAACCTTCAGCCGCAAACCCATACTTGCTCAGCACCAGAGAATCCACACTGGAGAAATGCCATATGAGTGTGGCATATGTGGGAAAGTTTTCAATCATAGCTCCAACCTTATTGTACACCAGAGAGTCCACACTGGAGCAAGGCCTTACAAGTGCAGCGAGTGTGGGAAAGCCTACAGCCACAAATCCACACTTGTTCAGCATGAGAGCATAcacactggagaaaggccttaCGAGTGCAGCGAATGTGGGAAATACTTTGGTCACAAATACAGACTCATTAAACACTGGAGCGTCCATACTGGGGCAAGGCCCTATGAGTGCATTGCCTGCGGGAAGTTCTTTAGCCAGAGCTCTGACCTCATTGCGCACCAGAGAGTTCACAATGGTGAAAAGCCCTATGTGTGCAGCGACTGTGGAAAAGCCTTTAGCCACAAACATGTACTTGTTCAGCATCATagaattcacactggagaaaggccaTATAAGTGCAGTGAGTGCGGGAAGGCCTTCAGGCAAAGAGCTTCCCTCATCCGACATTGGaaagttcacactggagaaaggccttaG
- the ZNF772 gene encoding zinc finger protein 772 isoform X4, with product MTQFLGATSSMEASALEVARMLLSSVAAAETETTLPRSLRGAGPMNACESGVSVGAGDVRVGLPFPSRADILFAFGLTHQVPTNSEVIMDPVQVNFEDVAVYFSREEWGLLDEAQRLLYRDVMLENLALTASLGSWHGTEDEETAFEQNISVGVSQVRTPKAGPSTQKAHPCETCGPLLKDILHLAEPQGTHPGQKSYTCGACGKQFWFSANLQHQKQHSGGEPFRGNEGGTLLVNSCPVEPLEMPFMTGKGYKDFPTSSSIFQHRAPHSNWKPNGNAKCVEAFHSGQRHYECSECGKVFSRKDSLVQHQRVHTGERPYECSECGKTFSRKPILAQHQRIHTGEMPYECGICGKVFNHSSNLIVHQRVHTGARPYKCSECGKAYSHKSTLVQHESIHTGERPYECSECGKYFGHKYRLIKHWSVHTGARPYECIACGKFFSQSSDLIAHQRVHNGEKPYVCSDCGKAFSHKHVLVQHHRIHTGERPYKCSECGKAFRQRASLIRHWKVHTGERP from the exons ATGACGCAATTTCTAGGCGCCACCAGCTCTATGGAGGCCTCTGCTTTGGAGGTGGCGCGGATGCTCCTTTCCAGTGTAGCTGCTGCCGAAACTGAAACTACGTTACCCAGGAGCCTCCGTGGTGCCGGGCCAATGAATGCCTGCGAAAGTGGCGTTTCCGTTGGTGCGGGAGACGTCAGGGTGGGACTTCCGTTCCCTTCCAGAGCGgacattttgtttgcttttggatTAACCCACCAG GTTCCCACGAACTCAGAAGTAATTATGGACCCTGTGCAG GTGAACTTTGAGGACGTGGCCGTGTACTTCTCCCGGGAGGAGTGGGGGCTCCTTGATGAGGCTCAGAGGCTCCTGTACCGCgatgtgatgctggagaacttGGCACTTACGGCCTCGCTGG GTTCTTGGCATGGAACGGAGGACGAGGAGACAGCTTTTGAGCAGAACATTTCTGTGGGTGTGTCACAGGTCAGGACTCCCAAGGCAGGCCCTTCTACCCAGAAGGCCCACCCCTGTGAGACTTGTGGCCCACTCTTGAAAGACATTTTGCACTTGGCTGAGCCCCAGGGAACACACCCTGGGCAGAAATCATACACATGTGGGGCATGTGGGAAACAGTTCTGGTTCAGTGCAAACCTTCAGCACCAGAAGCAGCACAGTGGAGGGGAACCCTTCAGAGGGAACGAGGGCGGCACCTTGCTTGTGAACAGCTGCCCTGTCGAACCATTGGAGATGCCTTTTATGACCGGGAAGGGTTATAAGGACTTCCCAACTAGCTCAAGCATTTTCCAGCACCGTGCCCCTCATAGCAATTGGAAGCCAAACGGTAACGCCAAATGTGTGGAGGCCTTTCACAGTGGACAAAGGCATTATGAGTGCAGCGAATGTGGGAAGGTCTTCAGCCGCAAAGACTCACTTGTCCAGCATCAGAGAGTccacactggagaaaggccttatgagtgcAGCGAATGTGGGAAAACCTTCAGCCGCAAACCCATACTTGCTCAGCACCAGAGAATCCACACTGGAGAAATGCCATATGAGTGTGGCATATGTGGGAAAGTTTTCAATCATAGCTCCAACCTTATTGTACACCAGAGAGTCCACACTGGAGCAAGGCCTTACAAGTGCAGCGAGTGTGGGAAAGCCTACAGCCACAAATCCACACTTGTTCAGCATGAGAGCATAcacactggagaaaggccttaCGAGTGCAGCGAATGTGGGAAATACTTTGGTCACAAATACAGACTCATTAAACACTGGAGCGTCCATACTGGGGCAAGGCCCTATGAGTGCATTGCCTGCGGGAAGTTCTTTAGCCAGAGCTCTGACCTCATTGCGCACCAGAGAGTTCACAATGGTGAAAAGCCCTATGTGTGCAGCGACTGTGGAAAAGCCTTTAGCCACAAACATGTACTTGTTCAGCATCATagaattcacactggagaaaggccaTATAAGTGCAGTGAGTGCGGGAAGGCCTTCAGGCAAAGAGCTTCCCTCATCCGACATTGGaaagttcacactggagaaaggccttaG
- the ZNF772 gene encoding zinc finger protein 772 isoform X3 has protein sequence MTQFLGATSSMEASALEVARMLLSSVAAAETETTLPRSLRGAGPMNACESGVSVGAGDVRVGLPFPSRADILFAFGLTHQVPTNSEVIMDPVQGQVNFEDVAVYFSREEWGLLDEAQRLLYRDVMLENLALTASLGSWHGTEDEETAFEQNISVGVSQVRTPKAGPSTQKAHPCETCGPLLKDILHLAEPQGTHPGQKSYTCGACGKQFWFSANLQHQKQHSGGEPFRGNEGGTLLVNSCPVEPLEMPFMTGKGYKDFPTSSSIFQHRAPHSNWKPNGNAKCVEAFHSGQRHYECSECGKVFSRKDSLVQHQRVHTGERPYECSECGKTFSRKPILAQHQRIHTGEMPYECGICGKVFNHSSNLIVHQRVHTGARPYKCSECGKAYSHKSTLVQHESIHTGERPYECSECGKYFGHKYRLIKHWSVHTGARPYECIACGKFFSQSSDLIAHQRVHNGEKPYVCSDCGKAFSHKHVLVQHHRIHTGERPYKCSECGKAFRQRASLIRHWKVHTGERP, from the exons ATGACGCAATTTCTAGGCGCCACCAGCTCTATGGAGGCCTCTGCTTTGGAGGTGGCGCGGATGCTCCTTTCCAGTGTAGCTGCTGCCGAAACTGAAACTACGTTACCCAGGAGCCTCCGTGGTGCCGGGCCAATGAATGCCTGCGAAAGTGGCGTTTCCGTTGGTGCGGGAGACGTCAGGGTGGGACTTCCGTTCCCTTCCAGAGCGgacattttgtttgcttttggatTAACCCACCAG GTTCCCACGAACTCAGAAGTAATTATGGACCCTGTGCAG GGGCAGGTGAACTTTGAGGACGTGGCCGTGTACTTCTCCCGGGAGGAGTGGGGGCTCCTTGATGAGGCTCAGAGGCTCCTGTACCGCgatgtgatgctggagaacttGGCACTTACGGCCTCGCTGG GTTCTTGGCATGGAACGGAGGACGAGGAGACAGCTTTTGAGCAGAACATTTCTGTGGGTGTGTCACAGGTCAGGACTCCCAAGGCAGGCCCTTCTACCCAGAAGGCCCACCCCTGTGAGACTTGTGGCCCACTCTTGAAAGACATTTTGCACTTGGCTGAGCCCCAGGGAACACACCCTGGGCAGAAATCATACACATGTGGGGCATGTGGGAAACAGTTCTGGTTCAGTGCAAACCTTCAGCACCAGAAGCAGCACAGTGGAGGGGAACCCTTCAGAGGGAACGAGGGCGGCACCTTGCTTGTGAACAGCTGCCCTGTCGAACCATTGGAGATGCCTTTTATGACCGGGAAGGGTTATAAGGACTTCCCAACTAGCTCAAGCATTTTCCAGCACCGTGCCCCTCATAGCAATTGGAAGCCAAACGGTAACGCCAAATGTGTGGAGGCCTTTCACAGTGGACAAAGGCATTATGAGTGCAGCGAATGTGGGAAGGTCTTCAGCCGCAAAGACTCACTTGTCCAGCATCAGAGAGTccacactggagaaaggccttatgagtgcAGCGAATGTGGGAAAACCTTCAGCCGCAAACCCATACTTGCTCAGCACCAGAGAATCCACACTGGAGAAATGCCATATGAGTGTGGCATATGTGGGAAAGTTTTCAATCATAGCTCCAACCTTATTGTACACCAGAGAGTCCACACTGGAGCAAGGCCTTACAAGTGCAGCGAGTGTGGGAAAGCCTACAGCCACAAATCCACACTTGTTCAGCATGAGAGCATAcacactggagaaaggccttaCGAGTGCAGCGAATGTGGGAAATACTTTGGTCACAAATACAGACTCATTAAACACTGGAGCGTCCATACTGGGGCAAGGCCCTATGAGTGCATTGCCTGCGGGAAGTTCTTTAGCCAGAGCTCTGACCTCATTGCGCACCAGAGAGTTCACAATGGTGAAAAGCCCTATGTGTGCAGCGACTGTGGAAAAGCCTTTAGCCACAAACATGTACTTGTTCAGCATCATagaattcacactggagaaaggccaTATAAGTGCAGTGAGTGCGGGAAGGCCTTCAGGCAAAGAGCTTCCCTCATCCGACATTGGaaagttcacactggagaaaggccttaG
- the ZNF772 gene encoding zinc finger protein 772 isoform X5 — translation MTLSSPCAFSGPQVRVEAAPLTDEAQVPTNSEVIMDPVQGQVNFEDVAVYFSREEWGLLDEAQRLLYRDVMLENLALTASLGYESSMSLGVASLELGGKPWVSDWADVTPARTREAQGSWHGTEDEETAFEQNISVGVSQVRTPKAGPSTQKAHPCETCGPLLKDILHLAEPQGTHPGQKSYTCGACGKQFWFSANLQHQKQHSGGEPFRGNEGGTLLVNSCPVEPLEMPFMTGKGYKDFPTSSSIFQHRAPHSNWKPNGNAKCVEAFHSGQRHYECSECGKVFSRKDSLVQHQRVHTGERPYECSECGKTFSRKPILAQHQRIHTGEMPYECGICGKVFNHSSNLIVHQRVHTGARPYKCSECGKAYSHKSTLVQHESIHTGERPYECSECGKYFGHKYRLIKHWSVHTGARPYECIACGKFFSQSSDLIAHQRVHNGEKPYVCSDCGKAFSHKHVLVQHHRIHTGERPYKCSECGKAFRQRASLIRHWKVHTGERP, via the exons AtgaccctctcctctccctgcgcCTTCTCGGGTCCGCAGGTTCGGGTGGAGGCGGCCCCACTGACGGACGAGGCGCAG GTTCCCACGAACTCAGAAGTAATTATGGACCCTGTGCAG GGGCAGGTGAACTTTGAGGACGTGGCCGTGTACTTCTCCCGGGAGGAGTGGGGGCTCCTTGATGAGGCTCAGAGGCTCCTGTACCGCgatgtgatgctggagaacttGGCACTTACGGCCTCGCTGG GATATGAGTCTTCCATGTCCCTCGGGGTTGCCTCACTGGAGCTGGGCGGCAAGCCCTGGGTATCTGACTGGGCAGACGTTACTCCAGCCAGGACCAGAGAGGCTCAGG GTTCTTGGCATGGAACGGAGGACGAGGAGACAGCTTTTGAGCAGAACATTTCTGTGGGTGTGTCACAGGTCAGGACTCCCAAGGCAGGCCCTTCTACCCAGAAGGCCCACCCCTGTGAGACTTGTGGCCCACTCTTGAAAGACATTTTGCACTTGGCTGAGCCCCAGGGAACACACCCTGGGCAGAAATCATACACATGTGGGGCATGTGGGAAACAGTTCTGGTTCAGTGCAAACCTTCAGCACCAGAAGCAGCACAGTGGAGGGGAACCCTTCAGAGGGAACGAGGGCGGCACCTTGCTTGTGAACAGCTGCCCTGTCGAACCATTGGAGATGCCTTTTATGACCGGGAAGGGTTATAAGGACTTCCCAACTAGCTCAAGCATTTTCCAGCACCGTGCCCCTCATAGCAATTGGAAGCCAAACGGTAACGCCAAATGTGTGGAGGCCTTTCACAGTGGACAAAGGCATTATGAGTGCAGCGAATGTGGGAAGGTCTTCAGCCGCAAAGACTCACTTGTCCAGCATCAGAGAGTccacactggagaaaggccttatgagtgcAGCGAATGTGGGAAAACCTTCAGCCGCAAACCCATACTTGCTCAGCACCAGAGAATCCACACTGGAGAAATGCCATATGAGTGTGGCATATGTGGGAAAGTTTTCAATCATAGCTCCAACCTTATTGTACACCAGAGAGTCCACACTGGAGCAAGGCCTTACAAGTGCAGCGAGTGTGGGAAAGCCTACAGCCACAAATCCACACTTGTTCAGCATGAGAGCATAcacactggagaaaggccttaCGAGTGCAGCGAATGTGGGAAATACTTTGGTCACAAATACAGACTCATTAAACACTGGAGCGTCCATACTGGGGCAAGGCCCTATGAGTGCATTGCCTGCGGGAAGTTCTTTAGCCAGAGCTCTGACCTCATTGCGCACCAGAGAGTTCACAATGGTGAAAAGCCCTATGTGTGCAGCGACTGTGGAAAAGCCTTTAGCCACAAACATGTACTTGTTCAGCATCATagaattcacactggagaaaggccaTATAAGTGCAGTGAGTGCGGGAAGGCCTTCAGGCAAAGAGCTTCCCTCATCCGACATTGGaaagttcacactggagaaaggccttaG
- the ZNF772 gene encoding zinc finger protein 772 isoform X6, producing the protein MTLSSPCAFSGPQVRVEAAPLTDEAQVPTNSEVIMDPVQVNFEDVAVYFSREEWGLLDEAQRLLYRDVMLENLALTASLGYESSMSLGVASLELGGKPWVSDWADVTPARTREAQGSWHGTEDEETAFEQNISVGVSQVRTPKAGPSTQKAHPCETCGPLLKDILHLAEPQGTHPGQKSYTCGACGKQFWFSANLQHQKQHSGGEPFRGNEGGTLLVNSCPVEPLEMPFMTGKGYKDFPTSSSIFQHRAPHSNWKPNGNAKCVEAFHSGQRHYECSECGKVFSRKDSLVQHQRVHTGERPYECSECGKTFSRKPILAQHQRIHTGEMPYECGICGKVFNHSSNLIVHQRVHTGARPYKCSECGKAYSHKSTLVQHESIHTGERPYECSECGKYFGHKYRLIKHWSVHTGARPYECIACGKFFSQSSDLIAHQRVHNGEKPYVCSDCGKAFSHKHVLVQHHRIHTGERPYKCSECGKAFRQRASLIRHWKVHTGERP; encoded by the exons AtgaccctctcctctccctgcgcCTTCTCGGGTCCGCAGGTTCGGGTGGAGGCGGCCCCACTGACGGACGAGGCGCAG GTTCCCACGAACTCAGAAGTAATTATGGACCCTGTGCAG GTGAACTTTGAGGACGTGGCCGTGTACTTCTCCCGGGAGGAGTGGGGGCTCCTTGATGAGGCTCAGAGGCTCCTGTACCGCgatgtgatgctggagaacttGGCACTTACGGCCTCGCTGG GATATGAGTCTTCCATGTCCCTCGGGGTTGCCTCACTGGAGCTGGGCGGCAAGCCCTGGGTATCTGACTGGGCAGACGTTACTCCAGCCAGGACCAGAGAGGCTCAGG GTTCTTGGCATGGAACGGAGGACGAGGAGACAGCTTTTGAGCAGAACATTTCTGTGGGTGTGTCACAGGTCAGGACTCCCAAGGCAGGCCCTTCTACCCAGAAGGCCCACCCCTGTGAGACTTGTGGCCCACTCTTGAAAGACATTTTGCACTTGGCTGAGCCCCAGGGAACACACCCTGGGCAGAAATCATACACATGTGGGGCATGTGGGAAACAGTTCTGGTTCAGTGCAAACCTTCAGCACCAGAAGCAGCACAGTGGAGGGGAACCCTTCAGAGGGAACGAGGGCGGCACCTTGCTTGTGAACAGCTGCCCTGTCGAACCATTGGAGATGCCTTTTATGACCGGGAAGGGTTATAAGGACTTCCCAACTAGCTCAAGCATTTTCCAGCACCGTGCCCCTCATAGCAATTGGAAGCCAAACGGTAACGCCAAATGTGTGGAGGCCTTTCACAGTGGACAAAGGCATTATGAGTGCAGCGAATGTGGGAAGGTCTTCAGCCGCAAAGACTCACTTGTCCAGCATCAGAGAGTccacactggagaaaggccttatgagtgcAGCGAATGTGGGAAAACCTTCAGCCGCAAACCCATACTTGCTCAGCACCAGAGAATCCACACTGGAGAAATGCCATATGAGTGTGGCATATGTGGGAAAGTTTTCAATCATAGCTCCAACCTTATTGTACACCAGAGAGTCCACACTGGAGCAAGGCCTTACAAGTGCAGCGAGTGTGGGAAAGCCTACAGCCACAAATCCACACTTGTTCAGCATGAGAGCATAcacactggagaaaggccttaCGAGTGCAGCGAATGTGGGAAATACTTTGGTCACAAATACAGACTCATTAAACACTGGAGCGTCCATACTGGGGCAAGGCCCTATGAGTGCATTGCCTGCGGGAAGTTCTTTAGCCAGAGCTCTGACCTCATTGCGCACCAGAGAGTTCACAATGGTGAAAAGCCCTATGTGTGCAGCGACTGTGGAAAAGCCTTTAGCCACAAACATGTACTTGTTCAGCATCATagaattcacactggagaaaggccaTATAAGTGCAGTGAGTGCGGGAAGGCCTTCAGGCAAAGAGCTTCCCTCATCCGACATTGGaaagttcacactggagaaaggccttaG
- the ZNF772 gene encoding zinc finger protein 772 isoform X7 codes for MDPVQGQVNFEDVAVYFSREEWGLLDEAQRLLYRDVMLENLALTASLGYESSMSLGVASLELGGKPWVSDWADVTPARTREAQGSWHGTEDEETAFEQNISVGVSQVRTPKAGPSTQKAHPCETCGPLLKDILHLAEPQGTHPGQKSYTCGACGKQFWFSANLQHQKQHSGGEPFRGNEGGTLLVNSCPVEPLEMPFMTGKGYKDFPTSSSIFQHRAPHSNWKPNGNAKCVEAFHSGQRHYECSECGKVFSRKDSLVQHQRVHTGERPYECSECGKTFSRKPILAQHQRIHTGEMPYECGICGKVFNHSSNLIVHQRVHTGARPYKCSECGKAYSHKSTLVQHESIHTGERPYECSECGKYFGHKYRLIKHWSVHTGARPYECIACGKFFSQSSDLIAHQRVHNGEKPYVCSDCGKAFSHKHVLVQHHRIHTGERPYKCSECGKAFRQRASLIRHWKVHTGERP; via the exons ATGGACCCTGTGCAG GGGCAGGTGAACTTTGAGGACGTGGCCGTGTACTTCTCCCGGGAGGAGTGGGGGCTCCTTGATGAGGCTCAGAGGCTCCTGTACCGCgatgtgatgctggagaacttGGCACTTACGGCCTCGCTGG GATATGAGTCTTCCATGTCCCTCGGGGTTGCCTCACTGGAGCTGGGCGGCAAGCCCTGGGTATCTGACTGGGCAGACGTTACTCCAGCCAGGACCAGAGAGGCTCAGG GTTCTTGGCATGGAACGGAGGACGAGGAGACAGCTTTTGAGCAGAACATTTCTGTGGGTGTGTCACAGGTCAGGACTCCCAAGGCAGGCCCTTCTACCCAGAAGGCCCACCCCTGTGAGACTTGTGGCCCACTCTTGAAAGACATTTTGCACTTGGCTGAGCCCCAGGGAACACACCCTGGGCAGAAATCATACACATGTGGGGCATGTGGGAAACAGTTCTGGTTCAGTGCAAACCTTCAGCACCAGAAGCAGCACAGTGGAGGGGAACCCTTCAGAGGGAACGAGGGCGGCACCTTGCTTGTGAACAGCTGCCCTGTCGAACCATTGGAGATGCCTTTTATGACCGGGAAGGGTTATAAGGACTTCCCAACTAGCTCAAGCATTTTCCAGCACCGTGCCCCTCATAGCAATTGGAAGCCAAACGGTAACGCCAAATGTGTGGAGGCCTTTCACAGTGGACAAAGGCATTATGAGTGCAGCGAATGTGGGAAGGTCTTCAGCCGCAAAGACTCACTTGTCCAGCATCAGAGAGTccacactggagaaaggccttatgagtgcAGCGAATGTGGGAAAACCTTCAGCCGCAAACCCATACTTGCTCAGCACCAGAGAATCCACACTGGAGAAATGCCATATGAGTGTGGCATATGTGGGAAAGTTTTCAATCATAGCTCCAACCTTATTGTACACCAGAGAGTCCACACTGGAGCAAGGCCTTACAAGTGCAGCGAGTGTGGGAAAGCCTACAGCCACAAATCCACACTTGTTCAGCATGAGAGCATAcacactggagaaaggccttaCGAGTGCAGCGAATGTGGGAAATACTTTGGTCACAAATACAGACTCATTAAACACTGGAGCGTCCATACTGGGGCAAGGCCCTATGAGTGCATTGCCTGCGGGAAGTTCTTTAGCCAGAGCTCTGACCTCATTGCGCACCAGAGAGTTCACAATGGTGAAAAGCCCTATGTGTGCAGCGACTGTGGAAAAGCCTTTAGCCACAAACATGTACTTGTTCAGCATCATagaattcacactggagaaaggccaTATAAGTGCAGTGAGTGCGGGAAGGCCTTCAGGCAAAGAGCTTCCCTCATCCGACATTGGaaagttcacactggagaaaggccttaG